One Streptomyces sp. R28 DNA window includes the following coding sequences:
- a CDS encoding YciI family protein, protein MKYLVMVQGTQADYEAMQGKASEHSVAWSQEEIQAMYAYMRALNDDLAETGEMVDGQGLAEPAKVRHVTLGDDGKAVITDGPYSETKELLAGYWVLDCASLERVTEIADRITRCPQPAGAPVYPVVIRPILDGAGDC, encoded by the coding sequence ATGAAGTACCTGGTCATGGTGCAGGGCACGCAGGCGGACTACGAGGCGATGCAGGGCAAGGCCTCCGAGCACTCCGTGGCCTGGAGCCAGGAGGAGATCCAGGCGATGTACGCCTACATGCGGGCCCTCAACGACGACCTCGCCGAGACCGGCGAGATGGTCGACGGGCAGGGGCTGGCCGAACCCGCGAAGGTCCGGCACGTCACCCTGGGCGACGACGGCAAGGCGGTGATCACTGACGGGCCGTACAGCGAGACCAAGGAGCTGCTGGCCGGCTACTGGGTGCTGGACTGCGCGAGCCTGGAGCGGGTCACCGAGATCGCCGACCGCATCACCCGCTGCCCCCAGCCCGCCGGGGCCCCCGTGTACCCGGTGGTGATCCGGCCCATCCTGGACGGCGCCGGAGACTGCTGA
- a CDS encoding RNA polymerase sigma factor, with amino-acid sequence MAGPTETEDLLRRHAPQVLGALVRRYGHFDIAEEAVQEALLAAAGQWPRTGVPDNPRGWLIKVGARRLTDALRAEEARRAREEKAAALTPRDAFTAPAPGADRAPREDDTLTLLFLCCHPDLTPPAQIALTLRAVGGLTTAEIARAYLVPEATMAQRISRAKQKVRGVRFGRPDNWEDRLPAVLQTLYLIFNEGYTATSGASLTRRDLAGEAIRLTREAHRLLPEHGEVAGLLALMLLTDARRDARTGPHGELVPLDEQDRDRWDKAAIEEGVALVTRALSQGRAGPYQLRAAIAAVHDEAPSAEETDWQEILGLYDVLVRRVPGPVERLNRAVAVAMVQGPRAGLAELGVLEDELGAGHRLDAVRGHLLERAGAHDEARAAYEAAAAKTLSLPEQRYLHARAARLRP; translated from the coding sequence ATGGCCGGCCCGACCGAGACCGAGGACCTGCTGCGCCGCCACGCGCCGCAGGTCCTCGGCGCGCTGGTGCGGCGGTACGGCCACTTCGACATCGCCGAGGAGGCCGTACAGGAGGCGCTGCTCGCCGCGGCCGGGCAGTGGCCGCGGACCGGTGTCCCGGACAATCCGCGCGGCTGGCTGATCAAGGTCGGCGCACGCAGGCTGACCGACGCCCTGCGCGCGGAGGAGGCGCGCAGGGCCCGCGAGGAGAAGGCCGCGGCGCTGACGCCCCGGGATGCCTTCACGGCACCGGCGCCGGGAGCGGACCGCGCTCCCCGCGAGGACGACACCCTCACCCTGCTCTTCCTGTGCTGCCACCCGGACCTGACCCCGCCCGCCCAGATCGCCCTCACCCTGCGTGCCGTCGGCGGTCTGACCACGGCGGAGATCGCCCGCGCGTACCTGGTCCCCGAGGCGACCATGGCCCAGCGGATCAGCCGGGCCAAGCAGAAGGTCCGCGGTGTGCGGTTCGGGCGCCCCGACAACTGGGAGGACCGCCTGCCCGCGGTCCTGCAGACCCTGTACCTGATCTTCAACGAGGGCTATACGGCGACCTCGGGCGCGAGCCTGACGCGGCGGGACCTCGCGGGTGAGGCGATCCGGCTGACCCGCGAAGCCCACCGCCTCCTCCCCGAACACGGCGAGGTGGCCGGTCTGCTGGCTCTGATGCTGCTCACCGACGCCCGCCGCGACGCGCGCACCGGCCCGCACGGCGAGCTCGTCCCCCTCGATGAACAGGACCGTGACCGCTGGGACAAGGCCGCGATCGAGGAGGGCGTCGCCCTGGTCACCCGCGCCCTGTCGCAGGGCCGCGCCGGCCCGTACCAGCTGCGTGCCGCCATCGCCGCCGTGCACGACGAGGCGCCCTCGGCCGAGGAGACCGACTGGCAGGAGATCCTCGGGCTCTACGACGTCCTCGTACGCCGTGTCCCCGGACCCGTCGAGCGGCTCAACCGGGCAGTGGCCGTCGCCATGGTCCAGGGGCCACGAGCGGGGCTGGCCGAACTGGGCGTGCTGGAGGACGAGTTGGGGGCCGGGCACCGGCTGGACGCGGTCCGCGGCCACCTCCTGGAGCGGGCGGGCGCTCACGACGAGGCCCGCGCCGCCTACGAGGCCGCCGCGGCCAAGACCCTGAGCCTGCCGGAGCAGCGCTATCTGCACGCGCGGGCGGCCCGACTGAGGCCGTAG
- a CDS encoding DUF952 domain-containing protein has protein sequence MPEHAYILHITERSLWDAAREQGTYEISTRGRTLRDEGFIHCSTRAQLPTVAAFLYGSYDGPDELVVLVVDPARLDVPLKYEAPDPGGEEFPHVYGPIPVDAVVDVEPWG, from the coding sequence ATGCCCGAACACGCGTACATCCTCCACATCACCGAGCGCTCCCTGTGGGACGCGGCCCGCGAGCAGGGCACGTACGAGATCTCGACACGCGGTCGCACGCTCCGCGACGAGGGCTTCATCCACTGCTCGACCCGCGCCCAGCTCCCGACCGTGGCGGCCTTCCTGTACGGCTCCTACGACGGCCCCGACGAGTTGGTGGTGCTCGTCGTGGACCCCGCGCGGCTCGACGTGCCGCTGAAGTACGAGGCGCCGGACCCCGGGGGCGAGGAGTTCCCGCATGTGTACGGGCCCATTCCGGTGGACGCGGTGGTGGACGTGGAGCCGTGGGGGTGA
- a CDS encoding VOC family protein — protein MSIRWTYAFVDRPAASFALAHAFWTAATKTRLSEFRGERGEFVTLLPGGGADACVKAQAVDSGAGGAHLDFAVDDVPEFVKSALQQGAGIAAEHEGWAVLRSPAGQLFCAVPWHGESVRPPVVHGSRLDQVCVDVPPSLYGAEVAFWSGLLADWASAPGSRPEFHVLRPPSGLPVRILLQRLGEERPASAHLDLACADIAATRARHEELGAAFVAQGAHWTVMRDPAGGVYCLTARDPETGGLAGSSAS, from the coding sequence ATGAGCATCCGCTGGACCTACGCCTTCGTGGACCGTCCCGCCGCGTCCTTCGCCCTGGCCCATGCCTTCTGGACTGCGGCGACAAAGACGCGGCTGTCCGAATTCCGGGGTGAGCGGGGAGAGTTCGTGACCCTGCTGCCGGGCGGCGGGGCCGACGCCTGTGTGAAGGCCCAGGCGGTCGACTCGGGCGCCGGTGGCGCGCATCTCGACTTCGCCGTGGACGACGTACCCGAATTCGTGAAGTCGGCGCTTCAGCAAGGTGCGGGGATCGCCGCCGAGCACGAAGGCTGGGCCGTACTGCGGTCGCCCGCGGGGCAGTTGTTCTGTGCGGTGCCCTGGCACGGGGAGTCGGTGCGGCCGCCCGTGGTGCACGGCAGCCGGCTCGACCAGGTCTGCGTGGACGTACCGCCTTCGCTGTACGGCGCCGAAGTCGCCTTCTGGAGTGGCCTGTTGGCGGACTGGGCGTCGGCGCCGGGCTCCCGCCCCGAGTTCCATGTACTCAGGCCTCCGTCCGGGCTGCCCGTGCGCATCCTGCTCCAGCGGCTCGGCGAGGAGCGGCCCGCCTCCGCCCACCTGGACCTCGCCTGCGCGGACATCGCGGCGACCCGCGCCCGGCACGAGGAACTGGGCGCGGCGTTCGTCGCCCAGGGTGCCCACTGGACGGTGATGCGCGATCCGGCGGGCGGCGTGTACTGCCTGACGGCGCGGGACCCGGAGACGGGCGGGCTGGCCGGCTCTAGCGCGTCCTGA